A window of the Brassica napus cultivar Da-Ae chromosome C5, Da-Ae, whole genome shotgun sequence genome harbors these coding sequences:
- the LOC106425150 gene encoding probable beta-D-xylosidase 5 isoform X2: protein MSVGRFVSVSLLIAALVSSLCESQKNFACDRNDPATAKYTFCKASLSYEARAKDLVSRLSLKEKVQQLVNKATGVPRLGVPPYEWWSEALHGVSNVGPGVRFNGTVPGATSFPAVILTAASFNTSLWLKMGEVVSTEARAMHNVGLAGLTYWSPNINVFRDPRWGRGQETPGEDPLVVSKYAVNYVKGLQDVHDAGGKSRRLKVSSCCKHYTAYDLDNWKGIDRFHFDAKVTRQDLEDTYQPPFKSCVEEGDVSSVMCSYNRVNGIPTCADPNLLRGVIRSQWRLDGYIVSDCDSIEVYFDSIHYTKTREDAVSLALKAGLNMNCGDFLGKYTENAVNQNKLNGSEVDEALIYNYVVLMRLGFFDGDPKSLPFGHLGPSDVCSNDHQMLALEAAKQGIVLLENRGDLPLSKTAVKKLAIIGPNANATKVMISNYAGVPCKYTSPLQGMQKYVPKGVVYQPGCKDVKCGDQTLIAAAVKVASEADVTVLVVGLDQTVEAEGLDRVNLTLPGYQEKLVKDVTNAAKKTVVLVIMAAGPIDISFTKNLSKIRAVLWVGYPGEAGGDAIAQVIFGDYNPSGRLPETWYSQEFADKVAMTDMNMRPNSTSGFPGRSYRFYTGKPIYKFGHGLSYSSFSTFVLSAPSTIHIKTNPILKLNKTTPIDISTVNCQYLKVRFVIGVKNHGSRSGSHVVLVFWIPPESSKSLVGGSVPHTQLIGFEKVEVGRSMTEKVTVEFDVCKGLSLVDTDGKRKLIPGHHKLVIGSNSDQQIIHHLNVGLVGDSTNYIMEGLIPYLIHAIKRHQKPQHQMYRLMSIGSSRSYRPLMMGQEGSSSLPESSHKPPVIVDMFDQTSSGFGQDSLNKNSSSQNIEI from the exons atgAGTGTAGGAAGATTTGTGAGCGTCTCTCTGCTAATAGCAGCTCTAGTTTCATCACTATGCGAGTCTCAGAAGAATTTTGCGTGTGACAGAAATGATCCCGCCACGGCTAAGTACACTTTCTGTAAGGCATCCTTGTCATACGAGGCACGTGCCAAAGATTTGGTCTCACGTCTCTCACTTAAGGAAAAAGTCCAGCAATTGGTTAACAAAGCCACCGGAGTTCCAAGGCTCGGTGTTCCTCCGTACGAGTGGTGGTCGGAAGCTCTTCATGGCGTCTCCAACGTTGGACCAGGG gTGCGGTTCAACGGGACGGTGCCTGGAGCTACGAGCTTCCCGGCCGTGATATTAACTGCGGCGAGCTTTAACACATCGTTATGGCTAAAAATGGGAGAAGTGGTTTCGACGGAGGCTCGAGCCATGCACAACGTTGGACTCGCTGGTCTCACGTATTGGAGTCCAAACATTAACGTCTTCAGAGATCCAAGGTGGGGTCGTGGCCAAGAGACGCCAGGTGAAGATCCTCTCGTTGTTTCCAAATACGCCGTGAACTACGTTAAGGGTTTACAAGACGTTCACGACGCCGGAGGAAAATCACGGCGGCTTAAAGTGTCGAGCTGCTGCAAGCATTACACTGCTTACGACCTTGACAACTGGAAAGGCATCGATAGATTCCACTTTGACGCCAAGGTGACGAGGCAAGACTTGGAAGACACGTATCAGCCACCATTCAAGAGCTGTGTAGAAGAAGGAGATGTGAGTAGTGTGATGTGTTCTTACAATAGGGTTAATGGCATCCCAACTTGTGCTGATCCTAATCTCCTTCGTGGCGTTATCCGTAGCCAATGGCGTCTTGATGG GTACATAGTTTCGGACTGTGATTCCATCGAGGTCTATTTCGACTCCATTCATTACACTAAGACACGTGAAGACGCCGTTTCTCTCGCTCTCAAAGCAG GTTTAAACATGAACTGTGGAGATTTTCTAGGTAAGTACACAGAGAATGCAGTGAACCAAAATAAGCTGAACGGATCAGAGGTTGATGAAGCGCTGATTTACAACTACGTTGTTCTCATGAGGCTCGGATTCTTCGATGGCGATCCTAAATCGCTTCCATTTGGCCATCTTGGACCGTCTGATGTTTGCAGCAACGACCATCAGATGCTTGCGTTAGAAGCCGCAAAGCAAGGGATTGTGCTGCTTGAGAACAGAGGAGATCTTCCCTTATCGAAAACCGCGGTTAAGAAACTAGCTATCATAGGGCCAAACGCAAACGCTACAAAGGTAATGATTAGTAACTACGCAGGTGTGCCTTGTAAGTACACAAGCCCGTTACAAGGGATGCAAAAGTACGTACCAAAAGGGGTTGTTTACCAGCCGGGGTGTAAAGATGTAAAGTGCGGTGACCAAACGCTGATCGCAGCAGCAGTTAAAGTGGCATCAGAGGCTGATGTGACGGTTTTGGTGGTTGGATTGGATCAGACGGTGGAAGCAGAGGGTCTTGACCGGGTTAACCTAACCcttcctggctatcaagaaAAGCTGGTTAAAGATGTGACTAATGCTGCAAAGAAAACTGTTGTTTTGGTCATAATGGCTGCTGGACCTATTGATATCTCATTTACCAAGAATCTGAGCAAGATTCGCGCGGTTTTATGGGTTGGTTATCCTGGTGAAGCTGGAGGAGACGCTATAGCTCAAGTCATCTTTGGTGACTACAATCCTT CTGGGAGACTACCAGAGACATGGTACTCACAAGAGTTTGCGGACAAGGTTGCTATGACGGACATGAACATGAGACCTAACTCCACTTCAGGCTTCCCTGGAAGATCTTACAGATTCTACACAGGGAAACCTATTTACAAATTTGGACATGGACTAAGTTACTCTTCTTTCTCTACCTTCGTCCTCTCAGCTCCATCAACCATACATATCAAAACCAATCCAATCTTGAAACTAAACAAGACAACACCTATCGATATCTCCACGGTTAATTGCCAATATCTCAAGGTCAGGTTCGTCATTGGGGTCAAGAACCACGGGTCAAGGTCCGGGAGCCACGTGGTGCTTGTGTTCTGGATACCGCCAGAGTCTTCAAAGTCTCTGGTGGGTGGTAGCGTGCCACATACGCAACTGATAGGGTTTGAGAAAGTAGAAGTTGGGAGAAGCATGACGGAGAAAGTTACCGTTGAGTTTGATGTATGCAAAGGACTTAGTCTCGTGGATACTGATGGTAAAAGGAAACTAATTCCTGGACACCACAAGCTTGTTATTGGATCTAACAGCGACCAACAAATCATTCATCATCTCAACGTTGGCTTGGTTGGAGATTCAACG AATTATATAATGGAGGGGTTGATTCCATACCTGATTCATGCTATCAAGAGACACCAGAAGCCTCAACATCAGATGTATCGATTGATGTCTATAGGATCGAGCCGTAGCTACCGACCATTGATGATGGGACAAGAAGGTTCTTCTTCATTGCCGGAATCTTCTCACAAGCCACCTGTGATAGTGGATATGTTTGATCAAACATCGTCAGGTTTTGGTCAAGATTCTCTGAATAAAAACTCTTCTTCTCAGAATATAGAAATCTGA
- the LOC106425150 gene encoding probable beta-D-xylosidase 5 isoform X1 — protein sequence MSVGRFVSVSLLIAALVSSLCESQKNFACDRNDPATAKYTFCKASLSYEARAKDLVSRLSLKEKVQQLVNKATGVPRLGVPPYEWWSEALHGVSNVGPGVRFNGTVPGATSFPAVILTAASFNTSLWLKMGEVVSTEARAMHNVGLAGLTYWSPNINVFRDPRWGRGQETPGEDPLVVSKYAVNYVKGLQDVHDAGGKSRRLKVSSCCKHYTAYDLDNWKGIDRFHFDAKVTRQDLEDTYQPPFKSCVEEGDVSSVMCSYNRVNGIPTCADPNLLRGVIRSQWRLDGYIVSDCDSIEVYFDSIHYTKTREDAVSLALKAGLNMNCGDFLGKYTENAVNQNKLNGSEVDEALIYNYVVLMRLGFFDGDPKSLPFGHLGPSDVCSNDHQMLALEAAKQGIVLLENRGDLPLSKTAVKKLAIIGPNANATKVMISNYAGVPCKYTSPLQGMQKYVPKGVVYQPGCKDVKCGDQTLIAAAVKVASEADVTVLVVGLDQTVEAEGLDRVNLTLPGYQEKLVKDVTNAAKKTVVLVIMAAGPIDISFTKNLSKIRAVLWVGYPGEAGGDAIAQVIFGDYNPSGRLPETWYSQEFADKVAMTDMNMRPNSTSGFPGRSYRFYTGKPIYKFGHGLSYSSFSTFVLSAPSTIHIKTNPILKLNKTTPIDISTVNCQYLKVRFVIGVKNHGSRSGSHVVLVFWIPPESSKSLVGGSVPHTQLIGFEKVEVGRSMTEKVTVEFDVCKGLSLVDTDGKRKLIPGHHKLVIGSNSDQQIIHHLNVGLVGDSTVSF from the exons atgAGTGTAGGAAGATTTGTGAGCGTCTCTCTGCTAATAGCAGCTCTAGTTTCATCACTATGCGAGTCTCAGAAGAATTTTGCGTGTGACAGAAATGATCCCGCCACGGCTAAGTACACTTTCTGTAAGGCATCCTTGTCATACGAGGCACGTGCCAAAGATTTGGTCTCACGTCTCTCACTTAAGGAAAAAGTCCAGCAATTGGTTAACAAAGCCACCGGAGTTCCAAGGCTCGGTGTTCCTCCGTACGAGTGGTGGTCGGAAGCTCTTCATGGCGTCTCCAACGTTGGACCAGGG gTGCGGTTCAACGGGACGGTGCCTGGAGCTACGAGCTTCCCGGCCGTGATATTAACTGCGGCGAGCTTTAACACATCGTTATGGCTAAAAATGGGAGAAGTGGTTTCGACGGAGGCTCGAGCCATGCACAACGTTGGACTCGCTGGTCTCACGTATTGGAGTCCAAACATTAACGTCTTCAGAGATCCAAGGTGGGGTCGTGGCCAAGAGACGCCAGGTGAAGATCCTCTCGTTGTTTCCAAATACGCCGTGAACTACGTTAAGGGTTTACAAGACGTTCACGACGCCGGAGGAAAATCACGGCGGCTTAAAGTGTCGAGCTGCTGCAAGCATTACACTGCTTACGACCTTGACAACTGGAAAGGCATCGATAGATTCCACTTTGACGCCAAGGTGACGAGGCAAGACTTGGAAGACACGTATCAGCCACCATTCAAGAGCTGTGTAGAAGAAGGAGATGTGAGTAGTGTGATGTGTTCTTACAATAGGGTTAATGGCATCCCAACTTGTGCTGATCCTAATCTCCTTCGTGGCGTTATCCGTAGCCAATGGCGTCTTGATGG GTACATAGTTTCGGACTGTGATTCCATCGAGGTCTATTTCGACTCCATTCATTACACTAAGACACGTGAAGACGCCGTTTCTCTCGCTCTCAAAGCAG GTTTAAACATGAACTGTGGAGATTTTCTAGGTAAGTACACAGAGAATGCAGTGAACCAAAATAAGCTGAACGGATCAGAGGTTGATGAAGCGCTGATTTACAACTACGTTGTTCTCATGAGGCTCGGATTCTTCGATGGCGATCCTAAATCGCTTCCATTTGGCCATCTTGGACCGTCTGATGTTTGCAGCAACGACCATCAGATGCTTGCGTTAGAAGCCGCAAAGCAAGGGATTGTGCTGCTTGAGAACAGAGGAGATCTTCCCTTATCGAAAACCGCGGTTAAGAAACTAGCTATCATAGGGCCAAACGCAAACGCTACAAAGGTAATGATTAGTAACTACGCAGGTGTGCCTTGTAAGTACACAAGCCCGTTACAAGGGATGCAAAAGTACGTACCAAAAGGGGTTGTTTACCAGCCGGGGTGTAAAGATGTAAAGTGCGGTGACCAAACGCTGATCGCAGCAGCAGTTAAAGTGGCATCAGAGGCTGATGTGACGGTTTTGGTGGTTGGATTGGATCAGACGGTGGAAGCAGAGGGTCTTGACCGGGTTAACCTAACCcttcctggctatcaagaaAAGCTGGTTAAAGATGTGACTAATGCTGCAAAGAAAACTGTTGTTTTGGTCATAATGGCTGCTGGACCTATTGATATCTCATTTACCAAGAATCTGAGCAAGATTCGCGCGGTTTTATGGGTTGGTTATCCTGGTGAAGCTGGAGGAGACGCTATAGCTCAAGTCATCTTTGGTGACTACAATCCTT CTGGGAGACTACCAGAGACATGGTACTCACAAGAGTTTGCGGACAAGGTTGCTATGACGGACATGAACATGAGACCTAACTCCACTTCAGGCTTCCCTGGAAGATCTTACAGATTCTACACAGGGAAACCTATTTACAAATTTGGACATGGACTAAGTTACTCTTCTTTCTCTACCTTCGTCCTCTCAGCTCCATCAACCATACATATCAAAACCAATCCAATCTTGAAACTAAACAAGACAACACCTATCGATATCTCCACGGTTAATTGCCAATATCTCAAGGTCAGGTTCGTCATTGGGGTCAAGAACCACGGGTCAAGGTCCGGGAGCCACGTGGTGCTTGTGTTCTGGATACCGCCAGAGTCTTCAAAGTCTCTGGTGGGTGGTAGCGTGCCACATACGCAACTGATAGGGTTTGAGAAAGTAGAAGTTGGGAGAAGCATGACGGAGAAAGTTACCGTTGAGTTTGATGTATGCAAAGGACTTAGTCTCGTGGATACTGATGGTAAAAGGAAACTAATTCCTGGACACCACAAGCTTGTTATTGGATCTAACAGCGACCAACAAATCATTCATCATCTCAACGTTGGCTTGGTTGGAGATTCAACGGTTTCTTTCTGA